A window from Caballeronia sp. Lep1P3 encodes these proteins:
- a CDS encoding phosphoadenosine phosphosulfate reductase family protein, whose translation MMEQEIFSKMEAAISVMQRYIELGHSLSCAYSGGKDSTCTLVLMLEAIRRSGGTTITHHVQSADTTIENPTIANFLHSVLEELQLYIEASALAVQVHVTTPSLASQFVVSTIGRGTLVRTPENGVRDGRRTRACADEWKVRPGGRLRTLLERRAADDGAREVLTVLGLRRDESTSRAVAMAERRDSADHAVRSRTGALTISPLSDWTSDDVWTMLALLADARNLTFLSPLAPSTIHRLSEIYRAGNGGMCGVVVGESGARAACGSRFGCAFCCVAGDRDKSLEAIIEDEQYGHLRPLNDFRNYLLAIQWDMSRRELVGRSLSDAGYTRIQADTYSFATRVDFLKKLCSIDAAERDRAEAHSGALATGSIPDTEENRLLCEPQFEFVTPQQLVAIDFFLSMHHYAPHAFPALAVWHDVNVLGRRYPVRKLDGLPKTDIILHGWYPVGQYDREAPSVGLRSFDAEQWNPYRHPGRPGRYARTTGGEQTVYFEETSQFSVDAQAACLFVTCTYDTAFMLHTQHRHAIDSAHFWLNEGIVKLPTGMAQRYQDMAKRGQYFSRLAQRLNLTPAELDAHLIGNAIGDDAHDALLGFDPTQLSLFAEAA comes from the coding sequence ATGATGGAACAGGAAATTTTCTCGAAGATGGAAGCTGCGATCAGCGTCATGCAGCGATACATCGAACTTGGGCATAGCTTGAGCTGCGCCTATTCGGGCGGCAAGGACAGCACGTGTACGCTGGTGTTGATGCTTGAGGCGATTCGCCGTTCGGGCGGCACGACGATCACACACCATGTGCAGTCGGCCGACACGACCATCGAAAACCCAACGATCGCGAACTTCCTGCACTCAGTGCTGGAGGAGCTGCAGTTGTATATCGAAGCGTCGGCGTTGGCCGTACAGGTTCACGTGACGACACCTTCGTTAGCAAGTCAGTTTGTCGTCTCGACGATCGGACGCGGCACCTTGGTACGTACGCCTGAGAATGGCGTGCGTGACGGTAGACGAACGAGAGCGTGCGCCGACGAATGGAAGGTACGGCCGGGAGGTCGGCTTCGAACACTGCTTGAACGACGGGCGGCGGATGACGGTGCTCGCGAAGTTTTAACGGTGTTGGGGCTGCGCAGGGACGAGAGCACCTCCCGTGCGGTCGCAATGGCTGAGAGACGCGATAGCGCCGATCATGCGGTTAGAAGCAGAACAGGGGCGCTTACGATCTCTCCCCTCAGCGACTGGACGTCCGATGATGTTTGGACGATGCTCGCGCTGCTGGCCGATGCTCGGAACCTGACGTTTCTTTCGCCATTGGCACCTAGCACGATCCACCGCCTGTCGGAGATCTACCGCGCTGGCAATGGAGGAATGTGCGGTGTCGTTGTGGGCGAATCGGGTGCGCGTGCAGCTTGCGGTAGCAGGTTCGGGTGTGCATTCTGTTGCGTCGCGGGTGACCGCGACAAGTCACTCGAGGCCATCATCGAGGATGAACAGTACGGGCATCTTCGTCCGCTGAACGACTTTCGCAATTATCTGCTTGCGATCCAGTGGGACATGTCGCGCCGGGAGTTGGTGGGACGTTCGCTGAGCGATGCCGGCTACACGCGCATCCAGGCAGACACCTACAGCTTCGCGACGCGAGTCGACTTTCTCAAAAAGCTCTGCAGTATCGACGCGGCCGAACGCGACCGTGCCGAAGCGCACTCGGGGGCACTGGCGACTGGATCGATTCCCGACACCGAAGAAAATCGGCTGCTGTGCGAGCCGCAGTTCGAGTTCGTGACGCCGCAGCAGTTGGTGGCCATCGACTTCTTCCTGTCGATGCATCACTATGCGCCGCACGCGTTCCCGGCGCTTGCGGTTTGGCACGATGTGAACGTGCTCGGCCGTCGCTATCCGGTTCGAAAGCTCGACGGCTTGCCGAAGACCGACATCATCCTGCACGGCTGGTATCCGGTCGGGCAGTACGACCGGGAAGCACCGTCGGTCGGGCTGCGCTCATTCGATGCCGAGCAGTGGAATCCGTACCGGCATCCCGGTCGGCCAGGGCGGTATGCGAGGACGACAGGCGGTGAGCAGACGGTGTATTTCGAGGAGACCTCGCAGTTCAGCGTCGATGCGCAAGCAGCGTGTTTGTTCGTCACCTGCACGTACGACACGGCCTTCATGCTGCACACGCAGCATCGCCACGCCATCGATTCAGCGCATTTCTGGCTGAACGAGGGCATCGTGAAGTTGCCGACCGGCATGGCCCAGCGGTATCAGGATATGGCCAAGCGGGGGCAGTACTTCTCACGACTCGCTCAGCGTCTGAATCTGACGCCGGCCGAGCTGGATGCCCATCTGATCGGGAACGCGATTGGCGACGACGCACATGACGCGCTGTTGGGATTCGACCCAACGCAGTTAAGCCTTTTTGCTGAAGCGGCCTAG
- a CDS encoding SMC family ATPase, translating to MRPLKLTLEGFVGVRDGMKRESVTLDLEALPDGLIALTGPNGAGKTTIMDNLHPYPIMPSRASKLSVDAFSYWDHIGGTSALKELEWEHDGIRYRSSFAFRKPGKTGKAEYYLAYRGVDGTWRPVSLPDGTVSDGKAESYNRCVEAINGSLETFFTSVFSAQNRRPLASYGAGEIKTLLAELLGIDHLKALSAKAGEVAKVLGKSLEGIQSELGALAGKRQRKADAERSIVAQGNTLRAAREQRDAALEHASKLTQERATLAAKQSESATTEARLRELGVRRDELGRALRSAADDEQAAAVRCQQRVSVLSRTVTTHQATLARREAILGAAAKREEAELAIAREEARFAPLQRDIAELEVKRATLTTLDATLTSLMNQGTTKAAHFETLSKQAAVADQVPCVGHSMHAQCPLLAQAFQAKEQAEVQRVSVANLRAEYREKKAHAEALALVPAELAAKRVEMLAITDAAAQLRRALQAAAELAATKPLLEAAVSGLEAAQAELRSIAEESAARTAKYQSEKTRIEAELARITEEVGRLAAVDVTAAVAKLGRDIAANRETVAALDGRIEQSIRAQSVLQAEAEALALELEKFSATQMRADRLSDEIAQWKLLAKGLGNDGVIALTIDDAGPALTHTVNELLLACYGMRFTVEIRTQRTLASGELREGFEILVHDAESDSSKSVSVMSGGQKVWINECLTRGIALYLAQNTGQPYRTLFSDESDGPLDPERKVQFMRMKREVLRQGGYQREFFISQTPDLVAEADAVIDVQALAA from the coding sequence ATGCGGCCTCTGAAACTGACACTGGAAGGCTTCGTTGGTGTGCGCGATGGCATGAAGCGCGAGAGCGTGACGCTCGATCTGGAAGCGTTGCCGGATGGCCTAATCGCCTTGACCGGCCCTAACGGGGCGGGCAAGACCACGATCATGGACAACTTACATCCGTATCCGATCATGCCGTCGCGTGCCTCGAAGCTGTCGGTCGACGCCTTTTCGTACTGGGATCACATCGGGGGCACCAGTGCGCTGAAGGAACTCGAGTGGGAGCACGACGGCATCCGCTATCGCTCGTCCTTCGCGTTCCGCAAGCCCGGCAAGACAGGCAAGGCGGAGTATTACCTTGCTTATCGCGGCGTCGACGGTACGTGGCGTCCGGTGTCGCTGCCTGACGGAACGGTGTCGGACGGCAAGGCGGAGTCGTATAACCGCTGTGTCGAAGCGATCAACGGTTCGTTGGAGACGTTCTTCACGAGCGTGTTCTCGGCTCAAAACCGGCGGCCGCTCGCGTCCTACGGTGCGGGCGAAATCAAGACGCTGCTGGCCGAACTCCTTGGCATCGACCACCTGAAGGCATTGTCGGCGAAAGCCGGTGAGGTCGCGAAGGTGCTCGGCAAGTCGCTAGAAGGCATCCAGTCTGAGCTTGGCGCGCTTGCAGGAAAGCGGCAACGTAAAGCCGACGCTGAGCGGTCGATCGTCGCGCAGGGCAACACCCTGCGTGCCGCTCGGGAGCAACGCGATGCCGCGCTTGAGCATGCGAGCAAGCTGACTCAAGAGCGCGCGACCCTTGCGGCCAAGCAGAGTGAATCGGCCACGACCGAGGCGCGCCTTCGAGAGCTGGGCGTGCGCCGCGACGAGTTGGGGCGTGCCCTGAGAAGCGCGGCCGACGACGAGCAGGCAGCGGCGGTTCGCTGTCAGCAGCGCGTTTCCGTGCTGAGTAGAACAGTGACCACGCACCAAGCAACGCTGGCTCGCCGTGAGGCGATCCTCGGTGCGGCGGCGAAACGCGAGGAAGCCGAATTGGCGATTGCGCGGGAGGAAGCGAGGTTTGCTCCTTTGCAGCGCGACATTGCCGAGTTGGAGGTCAAACGCGCGACGTTGACGACGCTCGATGCGACGCTCACCAGCTTGATGAACCAGGGCACGACGAAAGCCGCGCACTTCGAGACGCTGAGCAAGCAGGCGGCTGTTGCGGACCAAGTGCCGTGCGTCGGTCATTCGATGCATGCGCAATGTCCGCTGCTCGCGCAAGCGTTCCAGGCGAAAGAGCAAGCGGAAGTGCAGCGTGTTTCGGTGGCGAATCTTCGCGCGGAGTATCGCGAGAAAAAAGCGCATGCCGAAGCCTTGGCGCTTGTGCCGGCTGAGTTGGCGGCGAAGCGTGTCGAGATGCTCGCCATCACCGATGCGGCGGCGCAATTGCGCCGTGCCTTGCAGGCGGCGGCAGAGCTTGCCGCCACTAAGCCATTGCTGGAGGCCGCCGTATCGGGACTTGAAGCCGCGCAAGCTGAGTTGCGTTCGATCGCCGAGGAAAGTGCCGCACGTACCGCCAAGTACCAGTCTGAGAAGACGCGTATTGAAGCGGAGCTTGCTCGCATTACCGAGGAGGTCGGGCGACTGGCCGCCGTCGATGTGACAGCCGCCGTTGCGAAGCTGGGCCGCGACATTGCAGCGAACCGGGAGACCGTCGCGGCACTGGATGGTCGAATCGAGCAATCGATCCGCGCGCAGAGTGTCTTGCAGGCCGAAGCGGAAGCGTTGGCGTTGGAGTTGGAGAAGTTCTCGGCCACGCAGATGCGTGCCGATCGCCTCTCCGACGAGATCGCGCAATGGAAGCTGCTGGCTAAGGGCTTGGGCAACGACGGGGTGATCGCGTTGACCATCGATGACGCGGGTCCAGCGCTGACGCACACCGTCAACGAGCTATTGCTCGCGTGCTACGGCATGCGCTTCACGGTGGAGATCCGCACGCAGCGCACGCTCGCAAGCGGCGAACTGCGTGAGGGCTTCGAGATTTTGGTTCACGACGCCGAGTCCGACAGCAGCAAGTCGGTCTCCGTCATGTCCGGCGGTCAGAAGGTCTGGATCAACGAGTGCCTCACGCGGGGCATCGCGCTCTATCTCGCGCAGAACACCGGTCAGCCGTATCGGACCTTGTTCAGCGACGAGTCAGACGGCCCGCTCGATCCCGAGCGCAAAGTGCAGTTCATGCGCATGAAACGCGAAGTGCTGCGCCAAGGCGGGTATCAACGGGAGTTCTTCATCTCACAGACGCCCGACCTTGTGGCAGAGGCCGACGCAGTCATCGACGTACAGGCGCTTGCCGCCTGA
- a CDS encoding metallophosphatase family protein produces MKIAHFSDLHYAPGNIEESDRCFGFGIDHAVLAHADVAVISGDATDHRLDAHAPSLNRLARRINGLSGSMPVLMLQGTFSHEPPGTLRNFELMATTHQIYLAERVQQVSLHEGRFYPSDGPVFSDDELREVLAIGADVVFTCLPTVNKGALAVAVGAKEAGTGLEAVLGDYLAAAGRVNQQLRAAGIRTVGVSHGTVNGCTTEHGVTMAGFDHEFSLGSLFEAECDAFMLGHIHKAQQWERAGRVVAYPGSIGRFHYGEEGDKGFLMWNVDVGSAQADLVVTPSRQTICVDFDGPPDMERLTAIALDATDKFVRIRWQVDEEHKQSVDRDAIAALFGNAAELKVEARILPVVRSRAQGISLETSIDRKIERWCEHADVDPAPLLDRLQLLETGDADAIAAGVLARLSDAEPAHPFANDGLPALSSISEPSPVTVQEAPSDDVGDALPMPDATVEIVESASASQLSWLNDDLFAA; encoded by the coding sequence TTGAAGATCGCACATTTTTCTGACCTGCACTACGCGCCGGGCAACATCGAAGAGTCGGACCGATGCTTCGGTTTCGGCATCGACCATGCGGTGCTGGCCCATGCCGACGTGGCAGTCATCTCGGGTGATGCGACGGACCATCGTCTCGACGCACACGCGCCGTCGTTGAACCGCCTCGCACGCCGCATCAACGGTCTGAGCGGCAGCATGCCGGTCCTGATGCTGCAGGGCACGTTCTCGCATGAGCCGCCGGGCACGCTGCGCAACTTCGAACTGATGGCAACGACGCATCAAATCTATCTTGCGGAACGCGTGCAGCAGGTAAGCCTCCACGAGGGGCGGTTCTACCCGTCGGACGGCCCGGTGTTCTCGGACGACGAGCTGCGCGAGGTTCTGGCAATCGGCGCTGATGTCGTGTTCACGTGTCTGCCCACGGTCAATAAGGGGGCGCTGGCGGTCGCTGTTGGTGCCAAGGAAGCCGGGACGGGTCTTGAAGCCGTGCTGGGCGACTATCTCGCCGCAGCAGGGCGCGTCAACCAGCAGCTTCGTGCCGCAGGCATACGGACTGTCGGGGTTTCACACGGCACGGTCAACGGTTGTACGACCGAGCACGGCGTGACGATGGCGGGGTTCGATCATGAGTTTTCGCTTGGCAGTCTATTCGAGGCCGAATGCGATGCGTTCATGCTTGGGCACATCCATAAAGCACAGCAGTGGGAGCGAGCGGGGCGCGTTGTGGCGTATCCCGGTTCGATCGGGCGATTCCACTACGGCGAGGAAGGCGACAAGGGCTTCCTCATGTGGAATGTCGACGTGGGAAGCGCGCAAGCTGATCTGGTCGTGACGCCGTCTCGGCAGACGATCTGCGTCGACTTTGACGGACCGCCCGACATGGAACGCCTGACGGCAATCGCGCTCGATGCAACCGACAAGTTCGTGCGAATTCGTTGGCAGGTCGACGAAGAACACAAACAGTCAGTGGACCGCGACGCGATCGCGGCGCTGTTCGGCAACGCGGCCGAGCTGAAGGTCGAAGCTCGCATTCTTCCGGTCGTGCGATCACGCGCGCAAGGCATCAGCCTCGAAACGTCGATTGATCGGAAGATCGAGCGCTGGTGCGAACACGCTGATGTCGATCCGGCGCCCTTGCTTGACCGGCTGCAGTTGCTGGAAACGGGGGACGCGGACGCAATCGCTGCTGGCGTGCTGGCTCGACTGAGCGATGCAGAGCCGGCGCATCCGTTCGCAAATGACGGGCTGCCCGCATTGTCGAGCATATCCGAGCCTTCGCCGGTGACTGTCCAAGAAGCTCCGAGTGACGATGTCGGCGACGCTCTACCGATGCCCGATGCGACGGTGGAAATCGTCGAGTCGGCTTCGGCAAGTCAGCTTTCGTGGCTCAACGATGATTTGTTCGCGGCGTAA
- a CDS encoding NADAR family protein, which yields MRRVGNFTLFFGAEDAFSNWHPCRFTYHDVDFRSVEQFMMFSKAKLFGDEDIAEAVLATHLPKEQKALGRKVRGFDLDTWKAKRESIVYVGCREKFAQHPGLRTLLLATAPTELVEASPYDLIWGVGLGEHHPDITDKSKWRGQNLLGEALMKVRDTLST from the coding sequence ATGCGTAGAGTCGGCAACTTCACGCTGTTCTTCGGCGCGGAGGACGCTTTTAGTAACTGGCACCCGTGCCGCTTTACTTACCATGACGTCGATTTCCGGTCGGTAGAGCAGTTCATGATGTTTTCGAAAGCCAAGCTTTTCGGTGACGAGGACATTGCCGAAGCTGTACTTGCCACGCATCTACCGAAAGAGCAGAAAGCGCTTGGCCGGAAGGTCAGGGGCTTCGACCTCGATACCTGGAAGGCTAAGCGCGAGTCGATCGTCTACGTCGGATGCCGTGAGAAGTTCGCACAGCATCCGGGCCTTCGGACCTTGTTGCTCGCAACGGCACCGACCGAGCTTGTCGAAGCCAGTCCCTACGATCTGATCTGGGGCGTTGGCTTAGGCGAGCATCATCCTGACATCACGGACAAATCGAAGTGGCGCGGCCAGAACCTTCTGGGCGAGGCGCTGATGAAAGTCCGCGACACGCTGTCAACGTAA